In Candidatus Tanganyikabacteria bacterium, the following are encoded in one genomic region:
- a CDS encoding phosphatidylserine/phosphatidylglycerophosphate/cardiolipin synthase family protein, translating to MAQRGRFILQLAVATTVLAGCGLGVAAPPARIQTGTDAKAFARSAASDIARQTGADAGDLEAYIESQQAELTDLARRRTALPAGGGEPGAEPGAGPLTLPPSAQATVNAVDTLINADRIFAAIEESVRGARKRIQLDLFMLGGRYGSRLAQAIEDRRQAGVDVRIVLDGHFAAMGPAHQQAMSTATFLRDHQMPVRTFPLDSLIAPKGLAKASLIDHNKIVIADDTAYIGGANLIDVADTNHDLMFRIHGPVAAEISQWVDATFDKSTYPAIWSTGKAAKAPPALPAPTYRPATAVPAGANSRVALTRTDRTEHSTYDRLLARIKTSAKIDVGVFELDDETLKAELINAKKRGAQVRILLDRHQMDHKYTGKKAPAGIPNWLAVRDFLAAGLPVHWYDPSLPFEEMHLKMAIFDDRVSVVGSTNFTTRAFLNYRETGIEVEGGQAVADLVAMFEADWRSHSTPVTTLTAQQRALAATIAFLNKGGIGWW from the coding sequence ATGGCACAGCGCGGTCGATTCATACTCCAGCTCGCAGTCGCAACGACGGTGCTCGCGGGCTGCGGCCTCGGCGTCGCGGCCCCGCCGGCGCGAATCCAGACCGGTACGGACGCCAAGGCATTCGCCCGCTCGGCAGCGTCCGACATCGCGCGCCAGACGGGCGCCGACGCCGGCGACCTTGAGGCGTACATCGAGAGCCAGCAAGCCGAACTCACCGATCTCGCCAGGCGCCGCACCGCGCTGCCGGCCGGCGGGGGGGAACCGGGCGCCGAACCGGGCGCCGGCCCGCTCACGCTGCCGCCGTCCGCGCAGGCGACCGTCAACGCGGTCGACACGCTGATCAACGCGGATCGCATCTTCGCGGCGATCGAGGAGAGCGTGCGCGGCGCGCGCAAGCGGATCCAGCTAGATCTGTTCATGCTGGGCGGCCGGTACGGCAGCCGTCTCGCGCAGGCGATCGAGGATCGCCGGCAGGCCGGCGTCGATGTCCGTATCGTGCTCGACGGCCACTTCGCCGCCATGGGCCCGGCGCACCAGCAGGCCATGAGCACCGCGACGTTCCTGCGCGACCACCAGATGCCCGTGCGGACGTTTCCGCTCGATTCCCTGATCGCGCCCAAGGGCCTCGCCAAGGCCTCGCTCATCGACCACAACAAGATCGTCATCGCCGACGACACGGCCTACATCGGCGGCGCCAACCTGATCGACGTGGCGGATACGAATCACGACCTGATGTTCCGTATCCACGGCCCGGTCGCGGCCGAGATCAGCCAGTGGGTGGACGCCACCTTCGACAAGTCGACGTATCCGGCGATCTGGAGCACCGGCAAGGCCGCCAAGGCCCCGCCGGCGCTGCCCGCGCCCACCTACCGGCCAGCGACCGCCGTGCCGGCCGGCGCCAACTCTCGCGTCGCCCTGACCCGCACCGACCGTACCGAGCACAGCACCTACGATCGGCTCCTGGCGCGCATCAAGACCTCGGCGAAAATCGACGTCGGCGTCTTCGAACTCGACGACGAGACCCTCAAGGCCGAACTCATCAATGCCAAGAAGCGCGGCGCCCAGGTGCGGATCCTGCTCGACCGGCACCAGATGGACCACAAGTACACCGGAAAGAAGGCGCCCGCGGGCATCCCCAACTGGCTCGCCGTCCGCGACTTCCTGGCCGCCGGCCTGCCCGTCCACTGGTACGACCCGTCGCTGCCGTTCGAGGAGATGCACCTCAAGATGGCGATTTTCGACGACCGGGTCTCGGTGGTCGGTTCGACGAACTTCACCACCCGCGCGTTCCTGAACTACCGCGAGACCGGCATCGAAGTGGAGGGCGGGCAGGCGGTCGCCGACCTTGTCGCCATGTTCGAGGCCGACTGGCGCTCGCACTCGACGCCGGTCACGACCCTCACCGCGCAGCAACGCGCCCTCGCCGCCACCATCGCCTTCCTCAACAAGGGCGGTATCGGTTGGTGGTAG
- a CDS encoding GAF domain-containing protein, whose amino-acid sequence MTAPATPDEFAVALRLLEAANEACPVGMLLLDVAGRVATCNHRFLELWGLSRPCTGLPAEVVGRVTAVSEGSGRTEGTAEMAVLPAGSVHDRLELVDGRVIDRYKAPLRSPAGERLGDVYYFKDSTAEVRYRRRLKAQIQVARVLGEFQLVDAALPALLAAIGESLGCAVGTFWIVKGSHLKLQAAWHSAGREYARFLGRARRLSVQPGSGFLGKAWLAGAPVWAPDLGKEGGFLRAKAARQEGLHSGFAFPVMSHGRTFGIMEFFFTWHLAPDAETTELVAALASQISQAIERQQAREEAELRGAEARKALAERVASLQEVDRVKRAFLDTASHEMRTPLTRIISFAEFLEDGLAGPLTPAQLEFPHEIQQGARDVTRFVDDMLELARIQAGKFQLELREADLSAIAQSVMDGLAGAARAGNIRLRAAFPPDPVRLLMDAPRVAQAVDALVSNAIKFTPAGGWVRVACRGGGEHVRFSVRDSGIGIPADVLPRVFDKFFQVDYGTTRAFGGTGLGLALARAVVEAHGGRIGARSALGKGSLFWFTLPRRPRLRATLLPEPRAKHSPT is encoded by the coding sequence ATGACCGCGCCGGCGACTCCCGACGAGTTCGCGGTGGCCCTGCGCCTGCTGGAAGCCGCCAATGAAGCGTGTCCGGTCGGCATGTTGCTGCTGGACGTCGCGGGCCGGGTCGCGACCTGCAACCATCGCTTCCTGGAGTTGTGGGGGCTGTCGCGGCCGTGCACTGGCCTGCCGGCGGAGGTCGTCGGCCGCGTCACCGCGGTGTCGGAGGGCTCGGGCCGCACCGAGGGTACGGCCGAGATGGCCGTGCTGCCGGCCGGATCCGTCCATGACCGCCTCGAGCTGGTGGATGGGCGGGTGATCGACCGCTACAAGGCGCCACTGCGCTCGCCCGCGGGCGAGCGGCTCGGCGACGTCTACTACTTCAAGGACTCGACCGCGGAAGTCCGCTACCGGCGTCGCCTCAAGGCGCAGATCCAGGTCGCGCGGGTGCTGGGCGAGTTCCAGCTAGTGGACGCCGCGCTTCCGGCTTTGCTGGCTGCCATCGGCGAAAGTCTCGGTTGCGCGGTGGGCACGTTCTGGATCGTCAAGGGCTCCCATCTCAAGCTGCAGGCGGCGTGGCACTCCGCGGGCCGCGAGTACGCCCGGTTCCTGGGGCGGGCGCGCCGCCTGTCGGTGCAGCCGGGTTCCGGCTTCCTGGGAAAGGCCTGGCTGGCCGGGGCGCCGGTCTGGGCGCCCGATCTCGGCAAGGAGGGCGGTTTCCTCCGGGCGAAAGCCGCCCGCCAGGAGGGCCTGCATTCGGGTTTCGCCTTTCCGGTGATGAGCCATGGCCGGACATTCGGCATCATGGAGTTCTTCTTCACCTGGCATCTGGCTCCCGACGCGGAGACCACGGAGCTCGTGGCCGCCCTGGCAAGCCAGATCTCGCAGGCGATCGAACGCCAGCAAGCCAGGGAGGAAGCCGAGCTCCGTGGGGCCGAGGCCCGAAAGGCCCTCGCCGAACGCGTCGCGAGCCTTCAAGAAGTCGATCGCGTCAAGCGCGCCTTCCTGGACACCGCCTCCCACGAAATGCGCACGCCGCTCACGCGCATCATCTCGTTTGCCGAGTTCCTCGAAGATGGCCTGGCGGGGCCGCTCACGCCGGCGCAACTGGAGTTCCCGCACGAGATCCAGCAGGGGGCGCGCGATGTGACCCGCTTCGTGGACGACATGCTGGAACTCGCCAGGATCCAGGCGGGAAAGTTCCAGCTCGAACTGCGGGAGGCCGATCTCTCCGCCATCGCGCAATCGGTCATGGACGGCCTGGCGGGTGCCGCCCGCGCCGGCAACATCCGCTTGCGGGCCGCCTTCCCCCCCGATCCCGTGCGCCTCCTGATGGACGCCCCCCGCGTCGCGCAGGCCGTGGACGCCCTGGTGTCGAACGCCATCAAGTTCACGCCGGCCGGCGGGTGGGTGCGCGTGGCCTGCCGCGGCGGAGGCGAGCATGTCCGGTTCTCCGTGCGGGATTCCGGAATCGGTATCCCGGCGGATGTCCTGCCCCGCGTCTTCGACAAGTTCTTCCAGGTGGACTACGGGACCACCCGGGCCTTCGGCGGCACGGGCCTCGGCCTGGCGCTGGCGCGAGCCGTCGTGGAGGCGCACGGCGGCCGCATCGGCGCCCGGAGCGCCCTGGGCAAGGGCAGCCTCTTCTGGTTCACGCTGCCCCGCAGGCCGCGCCTTCGCGCGACGTTGCTTCCGGAGCCGCGGGCTAAGCACTCTCCGACCTGA
- a CDS encoding TRAP transporter large permease subunit, producing MTAAITAGITALTLVGAPLFIILALITIIGFLATGQEAGLIFMGEMYKIAEQPMFIAIPLFTFAGYLMAEAKTSTRLINLTRALVGWMPGGIAVVALLACAFFTVFTGVSGVTVIALGGLLLPALIKEGYPEKFTLGLLTTGGSRGMLFPPSLPIIIYGVIAQVDINKLFIAGVIPGALDLLVTMGLCIWLGNKAKVPRVPFDPRAAWVATKEMAWELPIPVIIFGGIYGGFLTAADAAVAVALYVFIVEVFIYRDLNLVRDVPRVTRESMILVGGIFIIIGAALGLTNLLVDQEIPDAMFRAMQPIIKDKITFLLLLNVFLLVAAALLDVFSAILVVLPLILPIAAQYDVNPVHLGIIFLINLEIGYSLPPMGLNLFVASFRFQKPILSLYKSTYPFLIATGVVLLAVTYYDKLALGLLEVLGIPTTPGMIP from the coding sequence ATGACCGCAGCCATCACCGCCGGCATCACCGCCCTCACCCTGGTCGGCGCGCCGCTCTTCATCATCCTCGCGCTGATCACGATCATCGGCTTCCTGGCCACCGGCCAGGAAGCAGGCCTGATCTTCATGGGCGAGATGTACAAGATCGCCGAGCAGCCGATGTTCATCGCCATTCCGCTGTTCACCTTCGCCGGCTACCTGATGGCAGAGGCCAAGACGAGCACGCGCCTGATCAACCTGACACGGGCCCTGGTGGGCTGGATGCCGGGCGGCATCGCGGTGGTGGCCCTGCTGGCGTGCGCGTTCTTCACAGTGTTCACGGGCGTGTCGGGCGTGACCGTCATCGCCCTGGGCGGCCTCCTGTTGCCCGCCCTCATCAAGGAAGGCTACCCCGAGAAGTTCACGCTGGGCCTGCTGACCACCGGCGGCAGCCGCGGGATGCTCTTCCCGCCGTCGCTGCCCATCATCATCTACGGCGTCATCGCCCAGGTGGACATCAACAAGCTCTTCATCGCCGGCGTCATCCCGGGCGCACTCGACCTGCTCGTCACCATGGGCCTGTGCATCTGGCTGGGCAACAAGGCCAAGGTGCCACGCGTGCCCTTCGATCCCCGGGCCGCCTGGGTGGCGACCAAGGAGATGGCCTGGGAGCTGCCCATCCCCGTCATCATCTTCGGCGGCATCTACGGCGGCTTCCTCACGGCGGCCGACGCGGCCGTCGCGGTGGCCCTCTACGTCTTCATCGTCGAGGTCTTCATCTACCGCGATCTCAACCTGGTGCGCGACGTCCCGCGGGTGACCCGGGAAAGCATGATCCTGGTCGGCGGCATCTTCATCATCATCGGCGCGGCCCTGGGCCTCACCAATCTCCTGGTCGACCAGGAGATTCCCGACGCGATGTTCCGGGCCATGCAGCCGATCATCAAGGACAAGATCACCTTCCTGCTGCTGCTGAACGTCTTCTTGCTGGTCGCCGCGGCCCTGCTCGACGTGTTCTCGGCCATCCTGGTCGTGCTGCCGCTCATCCTGCCGATCGCCGCCCAGTACGACGTCAACCCGGTCCACCTGGGCATCATCTTCCTGATCAACCTGGAGATCGGCTACAGTCTGCCGCCGATGGGCCTGAACCTCTTCGTGGCCTCCTTCCGGTTCCAGAAACCCATCCTCTCGCTGTACAAGTCGACCTATCCGTTCCTGATCGCCACCGGGGTGGTCCTGCTCGCAGTGACCTACTACGACAAGCTGGCGCTCGGGCTGCTGGAAGTGCTGGGCATCCCCACCACGCCTGGCATGATTCCGTAA